One window from the genome of Mycolicibacterium gadium encodes:
- a CDS encoding acyl-CoA dehydrogenase family protein — protein sequence MSDTHVVTNQVPPLEDYNPATSPVLTEALIREGGEWGLDEVTDLGALSGSKQAQRWGELADRNQPILRTHDRYGHRVDEVEYDPAYHELMTTAIGHGLHGAPWADDRPGAHVVRAAKTSVWTPEPGHICPISMTYAVVPALRHNTELAKVYEPLLTSRAYDPELKVPATKAGITAGMSMTEKQGGSDVRAGTTQATPNADGSYSLTGHKWFTSAPMCDIFLVLAQAPKGLSCFFLPRILPDGSRNRMFLQRLKDKLGNHANASSEVEYDGATAWLVGEEGRGVPTIIEMVNLTRLDCTLGSATSMRGGLARAIHHAQHRKAFGEYLIDQPLMRNVLADLAVEAEAATILAMRMAGATDAAVRGDERETLLRRIGLAAGKYWVCKRATPHAAEAMECLGGNGYVEESGMPRLYREAPLMGIWEGSGNVSALDTLRAMATRPECVDVLFDELSRTAGQDPRLDAHVDRLRPELGDLETIQYRARKVAEDISLALQGSLLVRHGHPAVAEAFLATRLGGQWGGAFGTLPTGLDLAPILERALVKG from the coding sequence ATGTCAGACACGCACGTCGTCACCAATCAGGTTCCGCCGCTGGAGGACTACAACCCAGCCACCTCCCCGGTGCTCACCGAGGCGCTGATCCGTGAAGGCGGCGAGTGGGGCCTTGACGAGGTGACCGATCTCGGTGCGCTCTCGGGTTCGAAGCAGGCGCAGCGCTGGGGTGAGCTCGCCGACCGCAACCAGCCGATTCTGCGCACACACGACCGGTACGGCCACCGGGTCGACGAGGTCGAATACGACCCCGCCTACCACGAGCTGATGACGACGGCGATCGGCCACGGTCTGCACGGCGCACCCTGGGCCGACGACCGTCCCGGTGCCCACGTCGTGCGCGCGGCCAAGACGTCGGTGTGGACGCCCGAACCCGGCCACATCTGCCCGATCTCGATGACGTACGCCGTCGTTCCCGCGCTGCGCCACAACACCGAACTCGCCAAGGTCTACGAGCCGCTGCTGACCAGTCGCGCGTACGACCCCGAACTGAAGGTGCCCGCGACGAAAGCCGGTATCACCGCAGGCATGTCGATGACCGAGAAGCAGGGTGGTTCCGATGTGCGCGCGGGCACAACGCAGGCAACACCGAACGCCGACGGAAGTTACAGCCTGACCGGCCACAAGTGGTTCACCTCGGCACCGATGTGCGACATCTTTCTCGTTCTGGCGCAAGCGCCGAAGGGTCTGTCCTGCTTCTTCCTGCCGCGGATTTTGCCCGACGGCAGCCGCAACCGGATGTTCCTGCAGCGGCTCAAGGACAAGCTCGGCAACCACGCGAACGCCTCCAGTGAAGTCGAATACGACGGTGCGACCGCGTGGCTGGTCGGCGAGGAAGGACGCGGCGTGCCCACCATCATCGAGATGGTCAACCTCACCCGGCTGGACTGCACACTGGGCAGCGCGACGAGTATGCGCGGTGGCCTGGCCCGCGCGATCCACCACGCGCAGCACCGAAAGGCGTTCGGCGAGTACCTGATCGACCAGCCGCTGATGCGCAACGTGCTGGCCGACCTTGCCGTCGAGGCCGAGGCGGCGACCATCCTTGCGATGCGCATGGCCGGTGCCACCGATGCCGCGGTGCGCGGAGACGAGCGCGAGACGCTGCTGCGCCGAATCGGGCTGGCGGCGGGCAAGTACTGGGTGTGCAAGCGGGCCACTCCGCACGCCGCCGAAGCGATGGAATGCCTTGGCGGCAACGGCTACGTCGAGGAGTCCGGGATGCCCAGGCTGTACCGCGAAGCCCCGCTGATGGGCATCTGGGAGGGATCGGGCAACGTCAGCGCGCTGGACACGTTGCGCGCCATGGCAACCCGGCCGGAGTGCGTCGACGTCCTGTTCGACGAGCTGTCCCGCACCGCAGGGCAGGACCCGCGCCTTGATGCCCACGTCGACCGGCTGCGGCCCGAGCTGGGGGATCTCGAGACCATCCAGTACCGCGCCCGCAAGGTCGCCGAGGACATCAGCCTGGCGCTGCAGGGGTCACTGCTGGTGCGCCACGGTCACCCCGCTGTCGCCGAGGCGTTCCTCGCGACGCGGCTGGGCGGGCAGTGGGGCGGCGCCTTCGGAACGTTGCCCACCGGGCTGGATCTCGCGCCGATCCTCGAGCGTGCTCTAGTAAAGGGATGA
- the rpsL gene encoding 30S ribosomal protein S12, with the protein MPTIQQLVRKGRRDKIAKVKTAALKGSPQRRGVCTRVYTTTPKKPNSALRKVARVKLTSAVEVTAYIPGEGHNLQEHSMVLVRGGRVKDLPGVRYKIIRGSLDTQGVKNRKQARSRYGAKKEKS; encoded by the coding sequence ATGCCAACCATTCAGCAGCTGGTCCGCAAGGGTCGCCGCGACAAGATCGCCAAGGTCAAGACCGCGGCCCTCAAGGGCAGCCCGCAGCGCCGCGGCGTGTGCACCCGCGTGTACACCACCACCCCGAAGAAGCCGAACTCGGCGCTTCGGAAGGTGGCGCGCGTCAAGCTGACGAGCGCGGTTGAGGTCACCGCGTACATCCCCGGTGAAGGCCACAACCTGCAGGAGCACTCGATGGTGCTCGTGCGTGGCGGTCGTGTGAAGGACCTGCCGGGTGTGCGCTACAAGATCATCCGCGGTTCGCTCGACACCCAGGGTGTGAAGAACCGCAAGCAAGCGCGCAGCCGCTACGGCGCCAAGAAGGAGAAGAGCTGA
- a CDS encoding DUF3060 domain-containing protein → MRRASALAVAVAAAALVLAGCGSESSDTTTPSATAGTSGAQVEVGNTINYGSFGTTADIDCADGKSLNIGGSNNTLTVKGTCANVNIGGADNKVTFDRIDKEISVVGLNNTVTYKDGDPKINDTGSNNKIGKA, encoded by the coding sequence ATGAGGCGCGCATCGGCCCTGGCCGTCGCCGTCGCTGCGGCCGCCTTGGTGCTCGCGGGCTGCGGGTCGGAGAGCTCGGACACCACGACACCGTCCGCGACCGCAGGCACGTCCGGTGCACAGGTCGAGGTCGGCAACACCATCAACTACGGGTCGTTCGGCACCACCGCCGACATCGACTGCGCAGATGGCAAGTCGCTCAACATCGGTGGTTCCAACAACACGTTGACCGTCAAGGGCACCTGCGCCAACGTCAACATCGGCGGCGCCGACAACAAGGTCACCTTCGACCGCATCGACAAAGAGATCAGCGTCGTCGGCCTGAACAACACCGTGACCTACAAGGACGGCGATCCGAAGATCAACGACACCGGCTCGAACAACAAGATCGGCAAGGCCTGA
- a CDS encoding PaaX family transcriptional regulator C-terminal domain-containing protein, with protein MPLPSRMTARSVVLSVLLGAHPAWATASELIRLTADFDIKEPTVRVALTRMVSAGDLVRSEDGYRLSDRLLVRQRRQDDAINPALRAWDGTWTTLVITSVGTDARTRAALRTTLQNNRFGELREGVWLRPDNLDTVLPAEVLQKGRELRCRDDDPVELAAQLWDLPGWARVGHELLGEMDSAADVPGRFVVAAATVRHLLTDPVLPPELLPGGWPGEALREAYHEFAAELISRRDNELMEAT; from the coding sequence ATGCCACTGCCCTCGCGGATGACGGCCCGCTCGGTCGTGCTGAGCGTCCTCCTCGGGGCGCATCCGGCGTGGGCCACCGCGAGTGAACTCATCAGGCTCACCGCCGATTTCGACATCAAAGAGCCGACCGTTCGGGTGGCGCTGACGAGGATGGTGAGCGCCGGCGACCTGGTGCGATCGGAAGACGGGTACCGGCTGTCCGACCGGCTGCTGGTCAGGCAACGTCGCCAAGACGACGCGATCAACCCGGCGCTGCGAGCGTGGGACGGCACCTGGACGACCCTGGTGATCACCAGTGTCGGCACCGACGCCCGGACGCGGGCCGCGCTGCGAACCACCCTGCAGAACAACAGGTTCGGTGAGCTTCGCGAGGGAGTGTGGTTGCGGCCCGACAACCTCGACACCGTGCTTCCGGCCGAGGTCCTGCAAAAGGGTAGGGAGCTGCGCTGCCGCGACGACGACCCCGTCGAACTCGCCGCCCAGCTATGGGATCTGCCCGGATGGGCACGGGTTGGCCACGAATTGCTCGGCGAAATGGATTCGGCCGCTGATGTTCCCGGCCGCTTCGTCGTCGCGGCGGCCACGGTGCGGCACCTGCTGACCGATCCGGTGCTGCCGCCCGAGCTGCTGCCTGGTGGGTGGCCGGGCGAGGCATTGCGTGAGGCGTACCACGAATTCGCCGCGGAGCTGATTTCGCGGCGTGACAACGAGCTGATGGAGGCGACGTGA
- a CDS encoding DUF3060 domain-containing protein has translation MIWSLVVRAVPACLIALPVAMTVGVPGANAQPPGVCNPYLRQCAGNVVVGDDVQGDTHITGSGIKQTIDCNNRTLLVNGGGNEITALGTCWAVTVQGNGNLVVADNIINDVTVYGWDQTVLYKNGAPKIWDRGRELGMTNNVHRLVG, from the coding sequence ATGATCTGGAGTCTTGTGGTCCGGGCCGTGCCGGCATGTCTCATTGCCCTGCCCGTAGCGATGACTGTCGGAGTTCCCGGCGCGAATGCGCAACCGCCCGGGGTCTGCAATCCGTATCTGCGTCAGTGCGCCGGCAACGTCGTCGTCGGTGACGACGTCCAGGGCGACACCCACATCACCGGTAGCGGCATCAAACAGACGATCGACTGCAACAACCGCACCCTGCTGGTGAACGGCGGCGGCAACGAGATCACCGCGCTGGGCACCTGCTGGGCGGTGACCGTGCAGGGCAACGGCAACCTCGTCGTCGCCGACAACATCATCAACGACGTGACGGTCTACGGCTGGGATCAAACCGTTCTGTACAAGAACGGTGCACCGAAAATCTGGGATCGCGGCCGCGAACTGGGCATGACGAACAACGTGCACAGGTTGGTCGGATGA
- a CDS encoding alpha/beta fold hydrolase, with the protein MAVESRGYRIHYTVEGAGPPLLLIAGTLCAARHWRDFGYTEALVRDWRVINVDPLGHGASDAPHDAGAYVAAGVTSDLVAVLDAEGIDRVTAWGYSRGGWLACNLASRHPERVSHVVVGAYAMHAHEEEADRLLRPLANFLRRGDWSALWRALGVTDLGLQKMFETGNDPYAVAAAIEGSLRPTRYIDPATVGCPATYYVGSEDWIVPHVRADAVALHATVDVLAGHGHIGSFFSSAEQVLEVIASRLQR; encoded by the coding sequence GTGGCTGTTGAGTCGCGCGGCTACCGAATCCACTACACGGTGGAGGGCGCCGGACCGCCGCTGCTGCTGATCGCGGGGACCCTGTGCGCGGCACGGCACTGGCGCGACTTCGGATACACAGAGGCTCTTGTCCGGGATTGGCGCGTCATCAATGTCGATCCCCTCGGGCATGGGGCCAGCGACGCCCCGCACGACGCGGGCGCCTACGTAGCCGCAGGGGTGACGAGCGACCTGGTCGCGGTTCTCGATGCCGAGGGGATCGACCGCGTCACCGCATGGGGGTATTCGCGCGGCGGATGGCTGGCCTGCAACCTCGCCAGCCGCCATCCCGAACGGGTGAGCCACGTGGTGGTCGGCGCCTACGCGATGCACGCCCACGAAGAGGAAGCCGACAGGCTGCTGCGACCGCTGGCGAATTTCTTGCGGCGCGGCGATTGGTCTGCCTTGTGGCGGGCGCTCGGTGTGACCGACCTCGGCTTACAGAAGATGTTCGAGACGGGCAATGACCCGTATGCGGTGGCCGCCGCGATCGAGGGGTCTCTGCGTCCCACGCGATACATCGACCCCGCGACGGTTGGCTGCCCCGCCACGTATTACGTGGGTTCCGAGGACTGGATCGTGCCGCACGTGCGCGCCGACGCAGTGGCTCTTCATGCAACCGTCGACGTGCTCGCCGGCCACGGTCACATCGGTTCCTTCTTCTCGTCCGCCGAACAGGTGCTCGAGGTCATCGCTTCGCGCCTCCAGCGCTGA
- the rpsG gene encoding 30S ribosomal protein S7 yields MPRKGPAPKRPLVNDPVYGSQLVTQLVNKVLLDGKKSLAERIVYGALEQARDKTGTDPVVTLKRALDNVKPALEVRSRRVGGATYQVPVEVRPDRSVTLALRWLVSFSKARREKTMIERLANEILDASNGLGAAVKRREDTHKMAEANRAFAHYRW; encoded by the coding sequence ATGCCGCGCAAGGGGCCTGCACCCAAGCGTCCGTTGGTCAACGACCCGGTCTACGGGTCGCAGCTGGTCACCCAGTTGGTCAACAAAGTTCTGCTGGACGGGAAGAAATCGCTGGCCGAACGCATTGTTTATGGTGCGCTCGAGCAGGCCCGCGACAAGACGGGCACCGATCCGGTGGTCACCCTGAAGCGGGCTCTCGACAACGTCAAGCCGGCCCTCGAGGTCCGCAGCCGACGCGTCGGTGGCGCCACCTACCAGGTTCCCGTCGAGGTCCGACCGGATCGTTCGGTCACCTTGGCACTGCGCTGGCTGGTCAGCTTCTCCAAGGCCCGCCGCGAAAAGACCATGATCGAGCGCCTGGCGAACGAGATCCTCGACGCCAGCAATGGCCTGGGTGCCGCCGTCAAGCGACGTGAGGACACCCACAAGATGGCTGAGGCGAACCGAGCCTTCGCGCACTACCGCTGGTGA
- the fusA gene encoding elongation factor G, with product MAQKDVLTDLTKVRNIGIMAHIDAGKTTTTERILYYTGISYKIGEVHDGAATMDWMEQEQERGITITSAATTCFWNDNQINIIDTPGHVDFTVEVERSLRVLDGAVAVFDGKEGVEPQSEQVWRQADKYDVPRICFVNKMDKIGADFYFSVRTMEERLGANVIPIQLPVGSEGDFEGIIDLVEMKAKVWRGETKLGETYETVDIPADLAEKADEYRTKLLEAVAETDESLLEKYFGGEELSVEEIKGALRKLTINSEAYLVLCGSAFKNKGVQPMLDAVIDYLPSPLDVPPAEGHVPGKEDELISRKPSTDEPFSALAFKVATHPFFGKLTYVRVYSGTVESGSQVINATKGKKERLGKLFQMHSNKENPVERASAGHIYAVIGLKDTTTGDTLSDPNQQVVLESMTFPDPVIEVAIEPKTKSDQEKLGTAIQKLAEEDPTFKVHLDQETGQTVIGGMGELHLDILVDRMKREFKVEANVGKPQVAYKETIRRKVEKVEFTHKKQTGGSGQFAKVLIDLEPFSGEDGATYEFENKVTGGRIPREYIPSVDAGAQDAMQYGVLAGYPLVNVKVTLLDGAYHEVDSSEMAFKVAGSQVLKKAAGQAQPVILEPIMAVEVTTPEDYMGEVIGDLNSRRGQIQAMEERAGARVVKAHVPLSEMFGYVGDLRSKTQGRANYSMVFDSYAEVPANVSKEIIAKATGQ from the coding sequence GTGGCACAGAAGGACGTGCTGACCGACCTGACCAAGGTCCGCAACATCGGCATCATGGCCCACATCGATGCCGGTAAGACGACGACGACCGAGCGCATCCTCTACTACACCGGCATCAGCTACAAGATCGGTGAGGTGCACGACGGCGCCGCCACCATGGACTGGATGGAGCAGGAGCAGGAGCGGGGTATCACCATCACCTCCGCCGCCACCACCTGCTTCTGGAACGACAACCAGATCAACATCATCGACACTCCCGGGCACGTCGACTTCACCGTCGAGGTGGAGCGCAGCCTGCGCGTTCTCGATGGTGCCGTTGCCGTGTTCGACGGCAAGGAAGGTGTCGAGCCGCAGTCCGAGCAGGTTTGGCGCCAGGCCGACAAGTACGACGTTCCCCGCATCTGCTTCGTCAACAAGATGGACAAGATCGGCGCGGACTTCTACTTCTCGGTGCGCACCATGGAAGAGCGCCTCGGCGCCAATGTCATCCCGATCCAGCTACCGGTCGGCTCCGAGGGCGACTTCGAGGGCATCATCGACCTGGTCGAGATGAAGGCCAAGGTCTGGCGCGGCGAGACCAAGCTCGGTGAGACCTACGAAACCGTCGACATCCCAGCCGATTTGGCTGAGAAGGCCGACGAGTACCGCACCAAGCTGCTCGAGGCGGTCGCCGAGACCGACGAGTCGCTGCTGGAGAAGTACTTCGGCGGCGAAGAGCTGTCGGTCGAGGAGATCAAGGGTGCGCTGCGCAAGCTCACCATCAATTCCGAGGCCTACTTGGTGCTGTGCGGCAGCGCGTTCAAGAACAAGGGTGTGCAGCCCATGCTCGACGCGGTGATCGACTACCTGCCTTCGCCGCTGGACGTGCCGCCGGCCGAAGGCCACGTGCCCGGCAAGGAAGACGAGCTGATCAGCCGCAAGCCGTCGACCGACGAGCCGTTCTCGGCGCTGGCGTTCAAGGTCGCCACGCACCCGTTCTTCGGCAAGCTGACCTACGTCCGCGTGTACTCGGGCACTGTCGAGTCCGGCAGCCAGGTCATCAACGCCACCAAGGGCAAGAAGGAGCGCCTGGGCAAGCTGTTCCAGATGCACTCCAACAAGGAGAACCCGGTCGAACGGGCCTCCGCGGGGCACATCTACGCCGTCATCGGACTCAAGGACACCACCACCGGTGACACGCTGTCGGATCCCAACCAGCAGGTCGTGCTGGAGTCGATGACGTTCCCCGATCCGGTGATCGAGGTGGCCATCGAGCCCAAGACCAAGAGCGACCAGGAGAAGCTCGGCACGGCGATCCAGAAGCTGGCCGAAGAGGATCCCACCTTCAAGGTGCACCTGGACCAGGAGACCGGCCAGACCGTCATCGGCGGTATGGGCGAGCTGCACCTGGACATCCTGGTGGACCGGATGAAGCGCGAGTTCAAGGTCGAGGCCAACGTCGGCAAGCCGCAGGTCGCCTACAAGGAGACCATCCGCCGCAAGGTGGAGAAGGTCGAGTTCACCCACAAGAAGCAGACGGGTGGCTCGGGCCAGTTCGCGAAGGTGCTCATCGACCTGGAGCCGTTCAGCGGCGAGGACGGGGCGACCTACGAGTTCGAGAACAAGGTCACCGGTGGCCGCATCCCCCGCGAGTACATTCCGTCGGTGGATGCCGGAGCGCAGGACGCCATGCAGTACGGCGTGCTGGCCGGCTACCCGCTGGTGAACGTGAAGGTCACCCTGCTCGACGGCGCCTACCACGAGGTCGACTCGTCGGAAATGGCGTTCAAGGTCGCAGGATCGCAGGTGCTGAAAAAGGCTGCAGGCCAAGCACAACCGGTGATCCTCGAGCCGATCATGGCCGTCGAGGTCACCACACCCGAGGACTACATGGGTGAAGTGATCGGCGACCTGAACTCCCGCCGTGGTCAGATTCAGGCCATGGAGGAGCGGGCAGGTGCACGCGTCGTCAAGGCGCACGTGCCGCTGTCGGAGATGTTCGGTTACGTCGGAGACCTTCGGTCGAAGACCCAGGGCCGGGCGAACTACTCCATGGTTTTCGACTCGTACGCTGAAGTTCCGGCGAACGTGTCGAAGGAGATCATCGCGAAGGCGACCGGACAGTAG
- a CDS encoding DUF3558 domain-containing protein: protein MTARQAVRWAVTTIAVATALSGCGPSDSSEQSSAPPAPAAGAAGAGFRSGDCNGVTDADITAAVGQGKFTKSVVSDAGCFWQENSVFGTVGAGMGISTWWYRGSDMDTERSLEQTAGRTLTELSLDGNKGFKAYDGNACSIYVAKGGDVITWSIQTLNPAMLPDLCAVTEQLAQLSQDRIN from the coding sequence ATGACTGCGCGGCAAGCGGTTCGGTGGGCGGTGACGACGATCGCGGTGGCGACGGCGCTTTCCGGCTGCGGCCCGTCGGACTCGTCGGAGCAGAGTTCGGCGCCGCCGGCCCCGGCAGCGGGCGCGGCCGGCGCGGGCTTTCGCAGCGGCGACTGCAACGGCGTCACCGACGCGGACATCACCGCCGCCGTCGGGCAGGGCAAGTTCACGAAATCCGTCGTCAGCGACGCCGGCTGCTTCTGGCAGGAGAATTCGGTCTTCGGCACCGTCGGCGCGGGCATGGGGATCTCGACGTGGTGGTATCGCGGCAGCGATATGGACACCGAGCGGTCGCTGGAACAAACCGCCGGACGCACGCTGACCGAACTGTCGCTGGACGGCAACAAGGGTTTCAAGGCCTACGACGGCAACGCCTGCAGCATCTACGTGGCCAAAGGCGGCGATGTCATCACCTGGTCGATCCAGACGTTGAACCCAGCGATGCTGCCCGATCTGTGTGCCGTCACCGAGCAGCTCGCTCAGCTGAGTCAGGATCGGATCAACTGA
- a CDS encoding DUF3558 domain-containing protein: MRWRVNQVAVTAVTVAAIVAGCSSTVGGTALRAHPAVPDPTRSYGYAEDRCGLLLDGTVQETLGADNVVRPYSGAVCQYVLARGDMTIDVTFSWFESGSLERERELATERGATITDADIERHEAFLATRNTTGAACSATAAAGTGVLSWWVQFRRDAGGADPCPDAEKLLSATLRSDM; the protein is encoded by the coding sequence ATGCGTTGGCGTGTCAATCAGGTTGCTGTCACGGCGGTCACAGTGGCGGCGATCGTTGCAGGATGTTCTTCGACCGTCGGCGGTACCGCGCTACGGGCGCATCCCGCCGTACCCGATCCCACCCGTAGCTACGGCTATGCCGAGGATCGCTGCGGACTGCTGCTCGACGGCACCGTTCAAGAAACGCTGGGCGCGGATAATGTGGTGCGTCCCTACAGCGGTGCGGTGTGTCAGTACGTGCTGGCGCGCGGCGACATGACGATCGACGTGACGTTCTCCTGGTTCGAATCCGGCAGCCTCGAGCGTGAGCGGGAGCTGGCCACCGAACGCGGCGCGACGATCACCGATGCCGACATCGAACGGCACGAGGCCTTCCTGGCCACGCGCAACACCACGGGTGCGGCCTGCTCGGCCACGGCCGCGGCAGGCACCGGCGTGTTGAGCTGGTGGGTGCAGTTCCGCCGCGACGCCGGTGGGGCCGATCCGTGCCCGGATGCCGAGAAGTTGCTTTCGGCGACGCTGCGATCGGACATGTAG
- a CDS encoding crotonase/enoyl-CoA hydratase family protein, which yields MTHAIRPVDFDNLKTMTYEVTDRVARITFNRPEKGNAIVADTPLELSALVERADLDPNVHVILVSGRGEGFCAGFDLSAYAEGSSSAGGGSPYKDTVLSGKTQAVNHLPDQPWDPMIDYQMMSRFVRGFSSLLHADKPTVAKIHGYCVAGGTDIALHADQVIAAADAKIGYPPTRVWGVPAAGMWAHRLGDQRAKRLLLTGDSITGAQAAEWGLAIEAPAPEDLDERTERLVERIAAVPINQLIMVKLAMNSALLNQGTANSAMVSTVFDGIARHTPEGHAFVAQSREHGFREAVRQRDEPFGDHGRKASGV from the coding sequence ATGACGCACGCGATCAGGCCGGTGGACTTCGACAACCTGAAGACGATGACCTATGAGGTCACCGATCGGGTTGCCCGCATCACGTTCAACCGCCCCGAGAAGGGCAACGCGATTGTCGCGGACACACCGTTGGAGTTGTCGGCGCTCGTCGAGCGCGCTGACCTCGACCCCAACGTGCACGTGATCCTGGTTTCCGGTCGCGGCGAAGGGTTTTGCGCGGGCTTCGATCTGTCCGCTTACGCCGAGGGCTCCTCGTCGGCGGGCGGCGGCAGTCCCTACAAAGACACCGTGCTGTCGGGTAAGACGCAGGCCGTCAATCATCTGCCCGATCAGCCGTGGGATCCGATGATCGACTACCAGATGATGAGCCGCTTCGTTCGCGGCTTCTCCAGCCTGCTGCACGCGGACAAGCCGACGGTCGCCAAAATCCACGGCTACTGCGTCGCGGGCGGCACCGACATCGCGCTGCACGCCGATCAGGTGATCGCCGCTGCGGATGCCAAGATCGGTTATCCGCCCACCCGGGTCTGGGGTGTGCCCGCCGCCGGGATGTGGGCGCACCGCCTCGGCGACCAGCGCGCCAAACGCCTTCTGCTGACCGGTGATTCGATCACCGGGGCCCAAGCCGCCGAGTGGGGACTCGCGATCGAGGCACCCGCACCGGAGGATCTCGACGAGCGCACGGAACGGCTGGTCGAACGCATCGCCGCTGTCCCGATCAACCAGCTGATCATGGTGAAGCTCGCGATGAACTCCGCGTTGCTCAACCAGGGCACAGCGAACAGCGCGATGGTGTCGACCGTCTTCGACGGTATCGCGCGGCACACCCCGGAAGGGCATGCGTTCGTCGCCCAGTCCCGCGAACACGGGTTCCGGGAGGCGGTGCGCCAGCGTGACGAGCCGTTCGGCGATCATGGTCGGAAGGCGTCCGGGGTCTGA
- a CDS encoding TetR/AcrR family transcriptional regulator yields MAAQPTSTSGRRPARLSRDSIVNAALTFLDREGWDALTINALATQLGTKGPSLYNHVHSLEDLRRTVRMRVVADIIGMLNTVGQGRTRDDAVTAMASAYRSYAHHHPGRYSAFTRMPLGGDDPEFTEATRAAAAPVISVLGSYGLDGENAFYAALEFWSAMHGFVLLEMTGAMNGIDADAVYSDMVVRLASGMERR; encoded by the coding sequence ATGGCAGCTCAGCCGACGAGTACCTCCGGCCGGCGCCCGGCGAGGTTGAGTCGCGACTCCATCGTCAACGCCGCCCTGACGTTCCTGGACCGCGAGGGCTGGGACGCACTCACGATCAACGCGTTGGCGACCCAGCTCGGCACCAAGGGTCCGTCGCTCTACAACCATGTGCACAGCCTGGAAGACCTACGCCGAACAGTGCGAATGCGGGTGGTGGCGGACATCATCGGGATGCTCAACACCGTCGGCCAGGGGCGCACCCGAGACGACGCGGTGACGGCCATGGCGTCGGCCTACCGCAGCTATGCCCACCATCATCCGGGGCGGTATTCGGCGTTCACGCGGATGCCGCTCGGCGGCGACGACCCGGAGTTCACCGAGGCGACCCGCGCCGCTGCCGCGCCGGTGATCTCGGTCCTGGGCTCCTACGGGCTCGACGGTGAGAACGCGTTCTACGCCGCGCTGGAATTCTGGTCGGCCATGCACGGTTTCGTGCTGCTGGAGATGACGGGGGCGATGAACGGCATCGACGCCGACGCGGTCTACAGCGACATGGTCGTGCGCCTGGCGTCCGGAATGGAGCGGCGCTGA
- a CDS encoding crotonase/enoyl-CoA hydratase family protein, with protein MRVEKNGPVTTVIMDRPKARNAVNGPAATELYAAFDEFDRDDSAAVAVLWGDNGTFCAGADLKAFGTPDANPVHRSGPGPMGPSRMVLSKPVIAAVSGYAVAGGLELALWCDMRVVEQDAIMGVFCRRWGVPLIDGGTVRLPRIVGHSRAMDLILTGRAVAADEAFAIGLANRVVPKGEARQRAEELAAELAALPQQCMRADRLSMLHQWGEAEADAMDFEFGSMSKVAAESLEGAARFAAGAGRHGASA; from the coding sequence GTGCGGGTCGAGAAGAACGGTCCGGTGACGACGGTGATCATGGATCGACCGAAGGCGCGTAACGCGGTCAACGGCCCGGCGGCCACCGAACTGTACGCGGCGTTCGACGAGTTCGACAGGGACGACTCGGCGGCTGTCGCCGTGCTGTGGGGAGACAATGGAACATTCTGTGCGGGAGCCGATCTCAAGGCCTTCGGAACCCCGGACGCCAACCCCGTGCACCGCAGCGGCCCCGGGCCGATGGGTCCGAGCCGGATGGTGCTTTCGAAGCCGGTGATCGCCGCGGTCAGTGGCTACGCCGTCGCGGGCGGTCTGGAACTGGCGCTGTGGTGCGACATGCGAGTGGTCGAACAGGACGCCATCATGGGTGTCTTCTGCCGCCGCTGGGGTGTGCCACTGATCGACGGCGGCACCGTGCGACTGCCGCGGATCGTCGGCCACAGTCGGGCCATGGATCTCATACTCACCGGACGCGCGGTCGCCGCCGACGAGGCGTTCGCCATCGGCCTGGCGAATCGTGTCGTGCCGAAAGGTGAAGCGCGCCAACGGGCCGAGGAGCTCGCAGCCGAGCTCGCCGCACTACCTCAGCAGTGCATGCGCGCAGATCGCCTGTCGATGCTCCATCAGTGGGGGGAGGCGGAAGCCGACGCGATGGACTTCGAGTTCGGCAGCATGTCGAAGGTGGCCGCCGAATCGCTCGAGGGCGCCGCGCGATTCGCCGCGGGAGCAGGACGGCACGGCGCGAGCGCCTAG